A single window of Streptococcus cristatus ATCC 51100 DNA harbors:
- a CDS encoding O-antigen polymerase, which translates to MKKNQINSNLKISVKDLLFLISYLFFMTIFFYWAYQNFFSSYISSYEYIISPWIFGSLLLNIIGYILIFKTPLTEPSLWYVLSSYLFMFGHIFLKIFNLETSLIWNPAIYFSPTEMFKGSLYALQSITCICFGYFVHLSFNKRIEVNFNENSKKETDIKMFNVGFIIFWIGFVCALINSYVVVTSTYNAGTYVAYADVAGSTGLLDDFSYLVIPGSLYILCSRKWNRQTAKLFTYCICTFFLIIMIFSGSRKSQLFSILTVLLCYNSLHGKNKYKVSSAFINSILVFLFLNLIYIIREYRTNLTSIIPEFFSSLISLEFLRKIFGETFAETGLSMYSVVSVLKYVPSVFQYEYGLTFIRSVLSIFPLGSLFPTFFNAGYSTVLINRYTGIPVGSSLIGDFYWNFGIIGALVISFFFGQLLGKIGDIKYKFKDRLPMYFSLLFIIFLCIRAGLMDIMRPLVIITVIPVVVDGFFSAQYRK; encoded by the coding sequence TTGAAAAAAAATCAAATAAATAGCAATCTAAAAATTTCAGTAAAAGATTTACTTTTTTTAATAAGTTATTTGTTTTTCATGACAATATTCTTTTATTGGGCATATCAAAATTTTTTTAGCTCATATATTTCAAGTTATGAATATATAATATCTCCCTGGATTTTTGGATCCTTACTCTTAAATATTATTGGTTACATATTAATTTTTAAGACTCCCTTGACAGAGCCCTCATTATGGTATGTACTATCCTCTTATTTGTTCATGTTTGGACATATATTTTTGAAAATCTTTAATTTAGAAACATCTTTAATTTGGAATCCGGCTATTTACTTTTCACCAACTGAAATGTTTAAAGGCTCACTATATGCTCTTCAAAGCATAACTTGTATTTGTTTTGGTTATTTTGTGCATCTTTCATTTAATAAGAGAATTGAAGTCAATTTCAACGAAAATTCAAAAAAAGAAACGGATATAAAAATGTTTAATGTAGGTTTCATAATATTTTGGATAGGTTTTGTGTGTGCCCTTATAAATTCTTATGTTGTAGTTACTTCTACTTATAATGCAGGGACGTATGTTGCTTATGCAGATGTTGCGGGTTCTACAGGGCTATTAGATGATTTCAGTTATCTGGTTATTCCAGGCTCTTTATATATTTTATGTAGTAGAAAATGGAACAGACAAACTGCAAAGTTATTTACTTATTGTATTTGTACGTTCTTTTTAATAATAATGATTTTCAGTGGTAGTAGAAAGAGTCAATTATTTTCTATTTTGACAGTTTTGCTATGTTATAATAGTTTGCATGGGAAGAATAAATATAAAGTTTCATCAGCATTTATAAATAGTATTTTGGTATTTCTTTTCTTGAATTTAATATATATTATAAGAGAATACAGGACAAATTTAACTTCAATAATTCCTGAGTTTTTTTCTAGCCTAATATCTCTAGAATTTCTAAGAAAAATTTTTGGTGAAACTTTTGCAGAGACGGGCTTAAGTATGTATTCAGTTGTTTCTGTATTAAAGTATGTGCCAAGTGTTTTTCAATATGAATATGGTTTGACATTTATTCGTAGTGTGTTATCTATTTTCCCATTAGGTAGTCTATTTCCAACATTTTTTAATGCAGGTTATTCTACTGTATTAATTAATCGCTATACGGGTATTCCTGTTGGTTCGAGTCTCATTGGAGATTTTTATTGGAATTTTGGCATTATAGGTGCATTAGTTATAAGTTTTTTCTTTGGCCAGTTACTTGGAAAAATTGGGGATATTAAGTATAAATTTAAGGATAGACTCCCAATGTATTTCTCATTACTATTTATAATTTTTTTATGTATTCGAGCAGGATTGATGGATATCATGAGACCGTTAGTAATCATTACAGTTATCCCAGTTGTTGTGGATGGTTTTTTTAGCGCACAATACAGAAAGTAG
- a CDS encoding glycosyltransferase, whose protein sequence is MAKILHTIPALDGGGADRVIFDYTVRMIPDLEFDFIVHSEDKGILEEELLNKGCQIFHVPSLKTSGLFKYIKSLYRIMRNNQYDIIHVSQGYWGFAFIIIAFVLGIKIRIAHAHMAYVPENRYQTIKRKIFSALTRLFATDLFACGIDSACWMWGEKNYKNNNIHIMSNAIDGTKFIFNSKLRQKLRQEWKVESNFVIGNVGRLECQKNQLFLVNLFSEILKIAPHSRLMLIGRGSLESQLREKVHELGIDDFVIFTGVRDDVHKLLNLMDVFVLPSLFEGFPITLIEAQMNGLPIVVSSNITNESKFSELYTSLPLNIDLKEWAKEIVGFNDTRVAVDKTIQMQRDVNYLAPIQKSWYVRRLESLEKKSNK, encoded by the coding sequence ATGGCAAAAATTTTACATACAATTCCAGCATTAGATGGGGGAGGAGCAGATAGGGTTATTTTTGACTATACTGTTAGAATGATTCCTGATCTGGAATTTGATTTTATTGTACACTCGGAAGATAAAGGAATTCTCGAGGAAGAACTACTAAATAAAGGATGTCAAATATTTCATGTTCCTTCATTAAAAACGAGTGGCTTATTCAAATATATAAAATCTCTTTATAGAATTATGAGAAATAATCAATACGATATTATTCATGTTTCACAAGGATACTGGGGATTTGCTTTTATTATTATTGCTTTTGTTTTAGGTATTAAAATTCGAATAGCTCACGCTCATATGGCTTATGTTCCAGAAAATAGATACCAGACTATAAAACGGAAGATCTTTTCTGCCTTAACTCGTTTGTTTGCTACAGATTTGTTTGCTTGTGGGATAGATTCTGCTTGTTGGATGTGGGGAGAAAAGAATTATAAAAATAATAATATCCACATAATGAGTAATGCTATTGATGGAACAAAATTTATATTTAATTCAAAATTACGTCAGAAATTACGTCAGGAATGGAAGGTTGAGTCTAATTTTGTAATCGGAAATGTGGGAAGATTAGAGTGTCAAAAAAATCAGCTTTTCTTAGTTAATTTATTTAGTGAAATTTTAAAAATTGCTCCACATAGTAGATTAATGCTTATTGGGCGTGGAAGTCTAGAATCTCAGCTAAGAGAGAAAGTCCATGAGTTAGGCATTGATGATTTTGTAATTTTTACAGGAGTTAGAGATGATGTACATAAGTTACTTAATTTAATGGATGTATTTGTCTTACCGTCTCTTTTTGAAGGTTTTCCAATTACTCTTATAGAAGCACAAATGAACGGTTTGCCCATTGTTGTCTCTAGCAACATTACAAATGAGTCAAAATTTTCTGAATTATATACGTCTTTGCCTCTAAATATAGATCTTAAAGAATGGGCGAAAGAGATAGTTGGATTTAATGATACCAGAGTGGCAGTAGATAAAACAATCCAAATGCAGAGGGATGTAAATTATTTAGCTCCAATACAAAAATCATGGTATGTGAGGAGGCTAGAAAGTCTTGAAAAAAAATCAAATAAATAG
- a CDS encoding polysaccharide pyruvyl transferase family protein — protein sequence MKILLHGATDFGSSNFGDFLYGEIYYSFIKQVLPNAQISFYNPSDYFKKYISNYDFSKNDSRSADLLIYFSGGYFGEGHNARLKHNLMQFVRFMPVGLSSLIKKRDIIISGIGAGPNTNPILTQSIKAVCKKAKLVTVRDNESKIALEKLGVDSVIEGADSILSFDYSQIAEKTEQIDRIITESEGRRLVFVHYNHSDEALEKFASLVNRLTQDTNEYHFVIGSDQILRDEDEKLGRFKKLVKTDFSHFRYDSPFELLYLLQKVDNVVTCKLHVGVLATLFQKSVICIAEHPTKSKRYYNRIGYPDNCISLYDSSEEEIYKLFKKMSKEVVTIPNQEITKAKLHYDLLEEKLLEYER from the coding sequence ATGAAGATTTTATTACATGGTGCAACAGATTTTGGTTCGTCTAATTTTGGGGATTTTCTTTATGGGGAAATTTACTACTCATTTATTAAACAAGTATTACCAAATGCACAGATATCGTTTTATAATCCGTCGGATTATTTTAAAAAATATATTAGTAATTATGATTTTTCGAAAAATGATTCGAGAAGTGCAGACTTGCTAATCTACTTTTCAGGTGGATATTTTGGTGAAGGGCATAATGCAAGATTAAAACATAATTTGATGCAGTTTGTAAGGTTTATGCCAGTTGGTTTGAGTAGCTTAATAAAAAAAAGAGATATAATTATATCTGGAATTGGAGCCGGTCCAAACACTAATCCTATTCTGACACAATCAATAAAAGCTGTCTGTAAAAAGGCAAAATTAGTGACTGTACGAGACAATGAATCAAAAATAGCTTTAGAAAAACTAGGTGTTGATTCAGTAATTGAAGGGGCAGATTCTATATTATCATTTGACTATTCTCAAATTGCAGAAAAGACAGAGCAAATTGATAGGATTATTACTGAATCGGAGGGGAGAAGATTGGTTTTTGTACATTACAATCATTCAGATGAGGCCCTTGAAAAATTTGCTAGTCTAGTTAATAGATTGACGCAAGATACAAATGAGTATCACTTTGTTATTGGTTCAGATCAAATTTTAAGAGATGAAGATGAAAAATTAGGTCGTTTTAAAAAATTAGTAAAGACAGATTTTTCGCACTTTAGATATGATTCGCCTTTTGAATTACTTTATTTATTACAAAAAGTTGATAATGTAGTAACCTGTAAGTTACATGTTGGTGTACTTGCAACTCTTTTTCAAAAATCAGTAATTTGTATTGCAGAGCATCCAACGAAATCAAAAAGATATTACAATCGTATTGGATATCCTGACAATTGTATTTCACTTTATGATTCATCCGAAGAGGAAATTTATAAGCTGTTTAAGAAAATGAGTAAAGAGGTTGTGACGATACCTAATCAAGAGATTACTAAAGCAAAATTACACTATGATTTATTAGAAGAGAAGTTATTAGAGTATGAGCGCTAA
- a CDS encoding DapH/DapD/GlmU-related protein: protein MSNKYTISEFITTGFSYVLTKLFDRKARLIRRPIYIRGKSDLFYKKGFTTGHGCRFDLKGDNEIRLIFGENCELGDGVHIVAHEKVVIGNNVLMASKIFISDTSHGDYSDEKQDSPLTTPNKRPLITNPVTIGDNVWLGENVVVLPGVEIGSGSIVGANSVVNKSIPENSIAVGSPAKVIKTFDFSNNQWKKVEVE, encoded by the coding sequence ATGAGTAATAAATATACCATTTCAGAATTTATAACAACTGGCTTTTCATATGTTTTAACTAAACTATTTGATAGAAAAGCAAGATTAATACGCCGTCCGATATATATCCGTGGGAAGTCTGATTTGTTTTATAAAAAGGGCTTTACTACTGGGCATGGATGTCGTTTTGATTTAAAAGGTGACAATGAGATTCGATTAATATTTGGAGAAAATTGTGAACTTGGAGATGGTGTGCATATTGTTGCTCATGAAAAAGTTGTTATTGGAAATAATGTATTGATGGCATCAAAAATTTTTATAAGTGATACTAGTCACGGTGATTATTCCGATGAAAAACAAGACAGTCCATTAACGACTCCAAACAAAAGGCCATTAATTACCAATCCTGTAACTATAGGTGATAATGTTTGGCTTGGAGAAAATGTCGTAGTACTTCCTGGGGTTGAGATAGGTTCTGGAAGTATAGTAGGGGCTAATTCAGTAGTAAATAAAAGTATTCCTGAAAATTCAATAGCGGTGGGTTCACCTGCTAAAGTAATCAAAACGTTTGATTTCAGTAATAATCAATGGAAAAAAGTAGAGGTTGAATAA
- a CDS encoding NAD-dependent epimerase/dehydratase family protein has protein sequence MKILVTGANGYLGKGVVKVLLDQGVNVIATDFHSDFIDQRATIKCVDLFKLTNPFEFFEQPDILVHMAWRDGFIHHSDNHLRDLPEHYEFIKKMVEAGVKKVAVLGSMHEVGFFEGSINETTPTNPQSLYGISKNALRNAVELLCKKHSIIFQWLRGFYIVGNTIDGSSIFSKIVQANDNQQEVFPFTMGLNQFDFIDYDDFCVGVAQTVLQDNIVGIINICSGSPEKLADRVERFIQENNFNIKLQYGAFPDRPYDSKAVWGDVSKLTKILEQSK, from the coding sequence ATGAAGATACTAGTCACGGGAGCAAACGGTTATTTGGGTAAAGGAGTTGTAAAGGTTCTCCTGGATCAAGGAGTGAACGTAATAGCTACGGATTTTCACAGTGATTTCATTGACCAACGAGCAACAATTAAATGTGTTGATTTATTTAAATTAACAAATCCATTTGAATTCTTTGAACAGCCAGATATTTTAGTTCATATGGCCTGGCGAGATGGATTTATCCATCACTCAGATAACCATTTACGAGACTTACCTGAACATTATGAGTTTATAAAAAAAATGGTAGAGGCAGGAGTGAAAAAAGTAGCAGTTTTAGGAAGTATGCACGAAGTTGGTTTTTTTGAAGGTTCAATAAATGAAACGACTCCAACAAATCCGCAAAGTTTATATGGAATTAGTAAGAACGCTTTAAGAAATGCAGTAGAATTACTTTGTAAAAAACATAGTATTATTTTCCAATGGTTGAGAGGATTTTATATTGTAGGTAATACGATTGATGGCAGTTCCATTTTTTCAAAAATTGTTCAAGCGAATGATAATCAACAAGAGGTATTTCCATTTACAATGGGGTTGAACCAGTTCGATTTTATTGATTATGATGATTTTTGTGTTGGAGTTGCACAGACAGTATTACAGGATAACATTGTAGGTATCATTAATATATGTTCAGGGAGCCCTGAAAAGTTAGCTGATAGAGTAGAACGATTTATACAAGAGAATAACTTTAATATTAAATTGCAATATGGAGCATTTCCTGATAGACCATATGATTCAAAGGCTGTCTGGGGAGATGTGAGTAAGTTAACGAAAATTTTAGAACAAAGTAAATAG